A genomic window from Chrysoperla carnea chromosome 3, inChrCarn1.1, whole genome shotgun sequence includes:
- the LOC123296368 gene encoding ribosome-recycling factor, mitochondrial, which yields MNCSLFNKSRILLRPINIILARNTNTLFTLSKNKVPINTIIPSTSLLLNDNNQFINQINQLRYKSKDRGKSKKGKTKVEVNLSELAEVIDVTHYEDQMQKCIHHLKEEYVKNLSLRSTTGAIDSLNVNLDGKDHTLQELAQIVRTNPKTVILKMAIFPQAIPAVIQALQKSGMNLNPQQDGTSIYIPVPKITKEHRENLAKNAKTLFVKCRDAIKDVQNKNLRNIKKQENISKDLQHSVAAQIGVIADKYVAEAEQVYTIKHAELLGNKN from the exons atgaattgttccttgtttaataaatctAGAATTCTATTAAGAccgataaatataattttagcaaGAAATACGAATACATTATTTACTCtatctaaaaataaagttccaataaatacaattattccTAGCAcatctttattattaaatgataataatcaatttattaatcaaataaatcaattacGATATAAATCGAAAGATCGTGGTAAATCGAAAAAAggtaaaacaaaagttgaagtGAATTTAAGTGAATTAGCGGAAGTTATCGATGTTACACATTATGAAGATCAAATGCAAAAATGTATTCATCACTTGAAAGAAgagtatgttaaaaatttatctttaagaTCTACAACAg GTGCCATCGAttcattaaatgttaatttgGATGGAAAAGATCATACATTACAAGAATTGGCTCAAATTGTACGGACCAATCCAAAaacagttattttaaaaatggctATATTTCCACAAGCTATACCTGCAGTAATACAAGCTCTACAAAAGTCTGGAATGAATTTAAATCCACAACAAGATGGAACATCTATTTATATCCCAGTACCCAA AATCACAAAAGAACATCGAGAAAATTTAGccaaaaatgcaaaaacattGTTTGTAAAATGTCGAGATGCGATCAAAGatgtccaaaacaaaaatttacggAACATAAAAAAACAGGAGAATATTTCAAAGGATCTTCAACATTCAGTTGCAGCACAAATTGGTGTTATTGCTGATAAATATGTTGCTGAAGCTGAACAAGTTTATACGATTAAACATGCAGAACTCttaggaaataaaaattaa
- the LOC123296833 gene encoding proteasome subunit alpha type-1 has product MFRNQYDSDVTVWSPQGRLHQVEYAMEAVKLGSATVGLKNKTHAVLIALKRASSELSAHQKKIIPIDVHMGITISGLTADARILSRYMRSECLNYKYAHDSLLPIGRLITILGNKMQVCTQRYDRRPYGVGLLVAGYDERGPHIYQTCPSANYFDCKAMAVGARSQSARTYLEKHLDEFKDCETEELIKHGLRALRDTLPNEVELTTKNVSIGVVGKSTVFKILDEEATGTYLQSIEGEEKRHSGGDEAAPAAESVDPPAGADAGDPTPAVAMDTE; this is encoded by the coding sequence atgttccgAAATCAATACGATAGTGATGTAACTGTATGGAGTCCTCAAGGACGTCTTCATCAAGTTGAATATGCCATGGAAGCGGTAAAATTAGGATCCGCAACTGttggtttaaaaaacaaaactcatGCTGTTTTAATTGCTTTAAAACGAGCATCTTCAGAACTCTCCGCTCATCAAAAGAAAATCATTCCAATTGATGTACACATGGGCATAACAATATCCGGTCTTACAGCAGATGCAAGAATTCTATCAAGATACATGCGATCCGAATGTCTGAACTACAAGTACGCTCATGATTCTTTGTTACCGATTGGTcgattaattacaattttgggTAATAAAATGCAAGTGTGTACGCAACGATACGATCGACGTCCATATGGTGTAGGTCTTTTGGTTGCTGGCTACGATGAACGGGGCCCACACATCTATCAAACTTGTCCATCCGCCAATTATTTCGATTGTAAAGCTATGGCTGTGGGTGCGCGATCACAAAGTGCCCGAACATATTTAGAGAAACATTTAGATGAATTTAAAGATTGTGAAACGGAGGAATTAATCAAACATGGTTTACGAGCGTTACGTGACACGTTACCGAATGAAGTTGAACTTACAACGAAGAATGTTTCAATCGGTGTTGTTGGGAAAAGTACGGTCTTTAAGATATTGGATGAAGAAGCAACTGGTACTTATCTTCAATCGATTGAAGGCGAAGAAAAACGTCATTCTGGTGGTGATGAGGCAGCTCCAGCAGCGGAATCTGTTGATCCACCAGCTGGTGCTGATGCGGGGGATCCAACCCCAGCAGTAGCTATGGATACAGAATAA
- the LOC123296831 gene encoding COP9 signalosome complex subunit 5 — translation MAGTSSSSAEQNLIAQKTWELVNNIETISAVDEIYRYDRKQQMDILTAKPWEKDPHFFKDIRISALALLKMVMHARSGGTLEVMGLLLGKVDGNTMIVMDSFALPVEGTETRVNAQAQAYEYMTAYMEAAKQVGRLENAIGWYHSHPGYGCWLSGIDVSTQMLNQNFQEPFVAIVIDPVRTISAGKVCLGAFRTYPKGYKPANEEPSEYQTIPLNKIEDFGVHCKQYYSLEVTYFKSSLDRRLLDSLWNKYWVNTLSSSSLLTNADYTTGQIFDLSDKLEQSEVVLGRGGFMVGGSDPHEKRTEDKLMKATKDCCKTTIEIIHGLMAQMIKDRLFNSITGKVEA, via the exons ATGGCCGGTACGAGCAGTAGTAGTGCTGAACAAAACTTGATTGCTCAGAAAACTTGGGAATTAGTGAATAATATTGAAACAATAAGTGCTGTTGATGAAATTTATCGATATGATCGTAAACAACAAATGGACATTCTTACTGCCAAACCTTGGGAGAAaga tccacattttttcaaagatattCGTATTTCTGCGTTAGctttattaaaaatggtaatGCATGCACGTTCTGGGGGTACTTTAGAAGTGATGGGATTATTGTTAGGAAAAGTTGATGGTAATACAATGATTGTTATGGATTCATTTGCGTTACCAGTTGAAGGCACCGAAACCCGCGTGAATGCTCAAGCTCAAGCTTACGAATATATGACAGCGTATATGGAGGCGGCTAAACAG gTTGGAAGATTGGAAAATGCAATTGGATGGTATCATAGTCATCCTGGATATGGTTGTTGGTTATCGGGTATTGACGTTAGCACTCAAatgttaaatcaaaatttccaagAACCATTTGTGGCCATTGTAATTGATCCAGTACGCACCATTTCAGCTGGTAAAGTTTGTCTTGGTGCTTTTAGAACTTATCCGAAG GGTTACAAACCAGCGAATGAAGAACCATCTGAATATCAAACAATCCCATTAAATAAAATCGAAGATTTTGGTGTACattgtaaacaatattattcATTAGAAGTAACGTATTTTAAATCATCATTGGATCGAAGATTATTGGATTCGTTGTGGAATAAATATTGGGTGAATACATTAAGTTCTTCAAGTCTATTAACAAATGCTGATTACACAACgggtcaaatatttgatttatctgATAAATTGGAACAATCAGAAGTTGTTTTag gACGAGGTGGATTCATGGTAGGTGGTTCAGATCCACATGAAAAAAGAACTGAAGATAAATTAATGAAAGCAACGAAAGATTGTTGTAAAACTACGATTGAAATAATCCATGGTTTAATGGCTCAAATGATTAAAGATCGATTGTTTAATAGCATCACCGGCAAAGTTGAAgcttaa